In the genome of Gloeotrichia echinulata CP02, one region contains:
- a CDS encoding GMC oxidoreductase, whose amino-acid sequence MPLFYQKAVLEGRGFRPSFFGKVCDYYGRVKGYKGLYVVDGALIPGATGAVNPSFTIAAIAERCLERIIEELKFR is encoded by the coding sequence TTGCCACTATTTTACCAAAAAGCCGTCCTAGAAGGACGGGGCTTTAGACCCAGTTTTTTTGGTAAAGTTTGCGATTATTACGGCAGAGTCAAAGGCTACAAGGGTCTATATGTCGTTGATGGTGCTTTGATTCCGGGTGCAACAGGAGCAGTCAACCCATCTTTTACTATTGCTGCAATTGCCGAACGATGCCTTGAGCGGATTATTGAAGAATTGAAGTTTCGGTAA
- the gltX gene encoding glutamate--tRNA ligase → MTVRVRIAPSPTGNLHIGTARTAVFNWLFARHHGGKFILRIEDTDLERSRPEYTDNILEGLRWLGLNWDEGPFFQSQRLDLYKQALQQLLERGLAYRCYTTAEELDALRESQKARGEAPRYDNRHRNLTPEQRAAFEAEGRSYVIRFKIEDEREIVWNDLVRGTMTWRGSDLGGDMVIARASEEGTGQPLYNFVVVVDDIDMQITHVIRGEDHIANTAKQILLYEAIGAKIPEFAHTPLILNLDGRKLSKRDGVTSISDFKQLGFYSEGLVNYMTLLGWSPPDSKEEIFTLEAAAKEFSFERVNKAGAKFDWAKLDWLNSQYIHALPIDKLTDLLIPYWEEAGYKFDGGRERGWLEELVALISPSLTRFKDAVEQSQLFFTDTVEFSEEASKQLQLEGSAAALKAIIAALENQPLDPATAQEIIKQVVKAENVKKGLVMRSLRAALTGDVHGPDLIQSWLLLHQIGLDQPRLTQAIALGN, encoded by the coding sequence GTGACTGTCAGAGTCCGTATTGCGCCGAGTCCTACAGGGAACCTACATATCGGTACAGCTAGAACGGCTGTATTTAACTGGTTATTTGCTCGCCACCACGGCGGGAAGTTTATCCTGCGAATTGAAGACACAGACCTAGAGCGATCGCGTCCCGAATACACCGACAATATCCTGGAAGGATTGCGCTGGCTAGGATTAAATTGGGATGAGGGACCATTTTTCCAATCCCAACGCCTGGATCTGTACAAACAAGCCTTACAACAACTGCTAGAACGGGGATTAGCCTATCGCTGCTATACCACCGCTGAAGAACTAGACGCCCTCCGAGAGAGCCAAAAAGCTAGAGGTGAAGCCCCTCGTTATGACAACCGTCACCGCAATCTCACCCCAGAACAACGCGCCGCTTTTGAAGCCGAAGGTCGCAGTTATGTGATTCGCTTCAAAATTGAAGATGAGCGGGAAATTGTCTGGAATGACTTAGTAAGGGGAACAATGACTTGGCGAGGTAGCGATTTAGGTGGTGATATGGTCATCGCCCGCGCCTCAGAAGAGGGTACTGGTCAGCCATTGTACAACTTTGTGGTTGTGGTTGATGATATTGACATGCAAATTACCCATGTCATCCGAGGCGAAGACCACATAGCCAACACCGCCAAGCAAATTCTGCTATATGAAGCAATAGGTGCAAAAATCCCCGAATTTGCTCATACACCGCTGATTTTGAACTTGGATGGGCGCAAGCTTTCTAAGCGAGATGGTGTCACTTCCATTTCTGACTTTAAGCAATTGGGCTTTTACAGTGAAGGCTTGGTAAATTATATGACCTTGCTTGGTTGGTCTCCCCCAGACTCAAAAGAGGAAATATTTACCTTAGAAGCCGCCGCCAAAGAGTTTAGCTTTGAGCGGGTAAATAAAGCCGGTGCAAAGTTTGACTGGGCAAAGTTAGATTGGTTAAATAGTCAGTATATCCACGCACTGCCAATAGATAAATTGACAGATTTGCTCATACCCTACTGGGAAGAAGCAGGGTATAAATTTGACGGGGGACGGGAACGTGGTTGGTTAGAGGAGCTAGTTGCTTTAATTAGCCCCAGCTTGACTCGTTTCAAAGATGCTGTAGAGCAAAGCCAACTGTTCTTTACTGACACAGTAGAATTTAGCGAAGAAGCAAGCAAGCAACTGCAGCTTGAAGGTTCTGCAGCAGCCCTCAAAGCAATTATCGCCGCCTTAGAAAATCAACCGCTAGACCCAGCCACCGCCCAGGAGATAATTAAACAGGTGGTGAAAGCGGAAAATGTTAAGAAAGGGTTGGTGATGCGATCGCTCAGAGCCGCCTTAACTGGAGATGTACACGGGCCAGACCTCATTCAATCCTGGTTACTGCTGCATCAAATAGGTTTAGATCAGCCACGTTTGACTCAGGCGATCGCACTTGGTAATTAG